GCGAGCGGGCTCCTGGCGCCCGAGCACTGGGCATACGCACCGGTCCCCACCCACCGTCCCGACCCGGCCCGGGCGCGGCGGCTGCTCGATCGCGCCGGCTACCCGGATCCCGACGGCCCCGGGCCCCTGCCCCGCTTCCACCTCGTCTACAAGACCTCGAATCAGCCCGAGCGACGCCCGCTCGCCGGGGCGATCCAGGCCGCGCTCGCCCGGGTCGGGATCGCCGTCGAGGTGCGCACCTACGAGTGGGGCACGCTCTTCGCCGACGTGCGCAGCGGCAACTTCCAGCTCTGCGCCCTCGCCTGGGTCGGCATCGGCGATCCCGACTTCTACCATCTCGCCTTCCATTCGACCATGCGCCCGCCCGCGGGCTACAACCGAGGGGGCTACGCGAGCCCGGTCATGGATCGGCTGACGGAGCGCGGGCGGCGGGTGCTCGACGTCGAGCGGCGGCGCGCCATCTACGCGCGCATCCAGCGCCGCGCTGCACACGACCTGCCCGTCGTCCCGCTCTGGTGGGAGGACCGCGTGGTGGTGCAGAGCCGCCGGCTGCGGGGCTTCGAGCCCTCCCCCGACGGCGACCTCCACACCCTCGCGCGCGCGTGGATGGAATGACCGGCTCGCTCCTCCGCCGTCGCCTCGTGCTCCTCGTCCCGACGCTCCTGGGCATCGTGACCCTCGTCTTCGCGTTCCTGCACCTCGTCCCTGGTGACCCGGTGGAGATCATGCTCGGTGAGTCGGCCGCGCCGGCGGACGTGGCAGCGCTGCGCCGCGAGCTGGGGCTCGACCGACCGCTCCCGGCGCAGTATGCCCGCTTCCTCGCGCGGGCGGCGCGCGGCGACCTGGGGCGGTCGATCGTGCTCCGCACGTCCGTGGCGCGCGCCGTGGCCGGCCGCTACCCCGCGACGCTCGAGCTGGCCGGCGCCGCGTTCGCCCTGGCGCTCGGCCTGGCCCTGCCGCTCGGCGTAGCCGCCGCGCTCCGGCCCGGGTCGGCGGTCGATCGCGGGGCGCGCCTGGTGAGCCTCGCCGGCGCGTGCCTGCCGGGCTTCTGGCTCGGCCCGCTCCTCATCCTGCTCTTCTCGCTGCGCCTCGCCTGGCTCCCGGTGTCGGGTCGCGGCGGGCTCGCCCACCTGGTACTCCCCGCCACGACCCTCGGGCTCGGCATGTCGGCCATCCTCGTCCGCCTGGTGCGCACGAGCATGATCGCAGCGCTCGGCGAGGACTTCGTGCGCAGCGCCCGCGCCAAGGGCGCTCCCGAGTGGCGCGTGGTCGCGGTGCACGCGCTGCGCAACGCGCTCCTCCCCGTCACCACCGTGGCCGGCCTCCAGGCCGGGGCGTTGCTCGCCGGCGCGATCATCACCGAGACCATCTTCGCCTGGCCCGGGCTCGGGCGCCTGCTCGTGCAGGCGATCGACGCGCGCGACTATCCGCTCGTCCAGGGCTGCGTGCTGGCGATCGGGCTCACCTACGTCGGCATCAACACGGCGACGGACCTGCTCCAGCGCGCGATCGACCCGCGCCTCCGCGATGCCCGCTAGGGGCCGGCGCGCGGTGACCGCCGGGGCCGCGGTGCTCCTCGCGCTCGCGCTCGCGGGCGCCGCCGCACCGCTCCTGGCGCCCGACCCCTACGCGACGGATCTCCGCGCCCGGCTCGCGCTCCCCCGTCCCGGCCACGCGCTCGGCCAGGACAGCCTGGGGCGCGACGTGCTGGCGCGCGTGATGCATGGCGCGCGCATCTCATTCGCCGTGGGCGCGACCGTGGTCGCGCTCTCGCTGCTCCTCGGGGTGACGGTCGGCGCGGCGGCGGGCTACCTGGGCGGGTGGTTCGACGAGGCCGTCGCCCGCGTGATCGACGTGCTCCTCGCCTTCCCGGGGCTGCTCCTCGCCATCGCGCTCGCCGCCGTCCTCGGCCCGAGTCTCGGGAACGTCGTGCTGGCGCTCAGCCTGCTCGGCTGGACGGGCTACGCGCGCCTCGCGCGCGCCGAGGTGGCGGCGCTCCGGCAGCGCGAATTCGTGCGGGCGGCGGAGGCCCTCGGCGCGGGGCCGAGCCGCATCGTCGCGCGCCACCTGCTCCCGTTCGCCGCACCCGTCCTCCTCGTGCAGGCGACCTTCGGCATGGCCGGCGCGATCGTCGCCGAGTCGAGCCTGTCCTTCCTCGGCCTGGGCGCGCCCTCGCCGCTCGCCTCGTGGGGCGCGATGATCGACGAGGGGCGGCCGTTCCTCCTGGTGGCGCCGCAGGTGGTGGTCTGGCCGGGGATCGCGCTCGCGACGACCGTGCTCGCGCTGCAGCTCGTGGGGGACGGGCTGCGGGACCTGCTCGACGTGCGGTCGCGGGTCCCGGATCGTCCCTAGGAGGCCGTCGGCGGCCGCCCGCGACCCAGGTGCGGGCCGGAGCGCTCGGCGGGTCGTCGCGGCGCCGCGTCGACACTGGCATTTCCGCCGGCTATTAGTCGGTCGCGCAGCAGGAAGGCGATGAGGCTCGCCTGAACCGCCGCCTTCGCGGCTGATGGCCTCTACCGGTCAAACGGGTAGGGGCCCGGCTCGAGCCCCTCCCGGAACAACGAGGAGGAAGAGGGCATGAGCACGTTGGCAACGGCGACGGTCCTCGGGTTCTCGATCCTCGGTGCCTCGATGCTGAGCGTCGAGCTGGGCATCTCGGTCGCGATCATCGAGATCACGCTCGGCGTGGTCGCCGGGAATTTCTTCGGCGTGACCACGACACCCTGGATCGACTTCCTCGCCTCGTTCGGCGGGATCCTCCTGACGTTTCT
This genomic interval from Deltaproteobacteria bacterium contains the following:
- a CDS encoding ABC transporter permease; this encodes MPARGRRAVTAGAAVLLALALAGAAAPLLAPDPYATDLRARLALPRPGHALGQDSLGRDVLARVMHGARISFAVGATVVALSLLLGVTVGAAAGYLGGWFDEAVARVIDVLLAFPGLLLAIALAAVLGPSLGNVVLALSLLGWTGYARLARAEVAALRQREFVRAAEALGAGPSRIVARHLLPFAAPVLLVQATFGMAGAIVAESSLSFLGLGAPSPLASWGAMIDEGRPFLLVAPQVVVWPGIALATTVLALQLVGDGLRDLLDVRSRVPDRP
- a CDS encoding ABC transporter permease, translated to MTGSLLRRRLVLLVPTLLGIVTLVFAFLHLVPGDPVEIMLGESAAPADVAALRRELGLDRPLPAQYARFLARAARGDLGRSIVLRTSVARAVAGRYPATLELAGAAFALALGLALPLGVAAALRPGSAVDRGARLVSLAGACLPGFWLGPLLILLFSLRLAWLPVSGRGGLAHLVLPATTLGLGMSAILVRLVRTSMIAALGEDFVRSARAKGAPEWRVVAVHALRNALLPVTTVAGLQAGALLAGAIITETIFAWPGLGRLLVQAIDARDYPLVQGCVLAIGLTYVGINTATDLLQRAIDPRLRDAR